The Thermomicrobiales bacterium region ACGATTCGAAGGCTCTCGTCTCGATCGCATCGCCATGCGCAAGCTGCCGCAGATCGAGCGGCGCATCTGGCGCGCCGAGGAAATACGGATCGACCGCCAGCACCTCATCGACCATCTTGTCGACGATGTAGCGCACTTCTGCCGGAGCGTCCGGCTGGTTGGCCAGCACGTGGTAGCGCAGCAGGGTGAGGCCATTGACGGTGTGATAGAGATGACTCGGTGTCGCCAGCGGCAGCACATAGCGCGCCACTTCCTGGGCGCGTTTCTGCACGGCCGCATCGAAGCGCGCGACGGCTGCCGGAGTCGTGCCCTTGGATCGCGCTGGAAAAACCCTCGCGTAATCACGGGCGAAATCGGGCGTCAGGATCTCGACCAGACGCCGATAGCCCAGCAGGGCCCGCTCGATCGCATCGGCATAGATCTGCTGCTCGCGTGAGGGCAGATCGGGGATGAGGACGGTTTCACCGGTGACTTCGCGATAGCGTTGGGAAACCTGCTCCGAGTTGTAATAGGGATGCGAATGGAAGAACGACCAGATCGCCAGGCGGGAGACGTTGTCCAGCACGAAGGTAAAGCTGGCGTGCTGCATGGTCGTGTGATGCCCGGCGGCGAAGAGATCGCTATAGAGCCGGAGCGCGCGCGCTTGCCGGTTCTCGCGGTCCGCCGCTTTCTCCGGATCCATCCCGTCGGGAGCCGGTCCGATCAGCTTGCGAACGTTTTCGGCCTTGGCGGGTTTGCCGCCGTAGCAGCTCCAGGCCGCCGCAATCGCCACCGAAAAAGGATGCGCGGTCGATTCTTCGCGCAGCAGCGTGACCTTGGGAGCAGCGCCCACGAACGGAGAAACTGGATTCAACGGCGTTGCCGGAGGGAGATCGACGTCGGCGCGGATCGGTACAGGTTCGTTTGGACGGCGATTTGGCAGGCTCACAACCGCGCTCCATCATCGAGTGTCGGGAAAAGCGGGTAAGCGGGCTACTTCCCGTATCCAAGCAGCGCCCAAGTGTACGTACACAATCAGCCGGAACGCAATCGCATGCTTCGGTCGACCGCCCCTTTAGCGCAACACGCGGCCAGGGCACGTCCGCTGCTCTTCTCAAAGAGTAAATCAGCTAGGCAAAGACCCGCTGAACGATCTCCCATTCACGATCGAGCCAGTACCACTCATCGGGATCAGGTCCGTCATAGATCAACGCCAGCGGACCGGCGAAACCGGCGTCTCTGAGAACGGTGAGCGCGGCGCCGAAGTCCGCTTCGTCGGGCCCGGCAGCCGAAACGGCGCACTTTGCGTGGCACGTCTCCGCCTTCGCCGCGATCTTTGCCAACTCCGCGTGTTTCCGGGGGCCATGCCAGTTGCCGAGATCGATCAATAGACCGATCTGGTCGCCGGCAGCCTCCAGCACCGCGAAGATGGATTCGGCATCGGGCGTCATTCCCAACCAGTTCTCTGTCACGACCCGCACCGTGGGATGCCTGGCGGCCAACGCTGCGAGACTCTGCCCGCTGGAACGCAGCAACTCCTCGGTCGGAGCGCTTCGCCCGGCGCCGATGCGGGCACGCCGCGCTCCAAGCGCCGCGGCCGCCTCGAGCCAACCGTCATACCAGGCAAGCTGCACGTCTCTGTCCGGCGCGGTCAGATCGCCGTCATCGATCAAGAGGGTATCCAGCGAAATGCCCTGCCGCTCCAACGAATTCCGCACTGCGCGGAGATACGCCGGGTCGCGCGACTCGAGATGAAAATGGCAGATATGGAGCGTGGTGTACCCGCGCGCGGCAAGCTCTGGGAGCAGGTCGATCAGTGTCTGCTTGGGAGCGGCGCCAACTTGCGGCAGGAAGGGTCCGCCGTGAGCGGCGGATTCTGCGCCCGCGAACTCGCCGAGGGTGCGATGGAGCGACCAGGTGGAGACTCCTCGCTCGATGCGCGCACTCGGCGCCGCGCCGGTTTCATGCTCCGTACCAGACATCGTGTTCATGCTGCGTGTTGCCACTCGTCTCCCGCTTGCGCGCTACGCTGGATACGCTGTTTCATCCGCGAGCGACGCTTCCGCGCGCTCGATCCTGGAGGCGCTCGAAACGACCTGGATGACCTCTGCCGGACGCGGATTGCGCAGCAGCAGCGCCAGCAACGACGCGATCCCGCACGCGATCGCCCCAACCAGGAACGTGTTGTGCACTGCCAGAACGAACGACTCGCGCAGCACTTCGGTGACAGCGCCGATCTGTTCCGTCGGAATCAGGCCGAAGATCTGCGCGAACTGGTTCTGCTCCGCCAATTCCGTGATCTGCGGGACGACATCGGCCGGCAGCCCGAGCAATGCCAGGCCATCTTCGGTGTGCGCGCCCATGCGGGTTTGCAACACCGACCCCAGGATCGCGATACCGAGCACCTGGCCGATATTGCGCGTGGTGTTGAGCACGCCCGAGGCGCTGCCAGCCACCCGGGGCGGCACGTCCCGCATAGCGGCCGCGGTCATCGGTGAGAAGGTCATCCCCATGCCGATACCGGTCACGATCAGCGCGGGCGCCAGCGAGAGCGCGGTGGTGGAAGTGGAGGTTTGGCGAATGATGAAGAGGATGCCGAGCGCCATGATGGCCGTTCCGGCGCACAGCAGCCAGCGCGCGCCAATGCGATCGGACAAACGGCCAGCAATCGGCGCGCCCACGAGGATCATGAGCGACATCGGGGTCATGGCCAACCCCGCCTTGATGGGCGAGAAGCCGAGCACCTCCTGCAGGAAGAGGGTCATTGGGAAAAAGATGCCGAGCATGCCAAACGAGACGACCATGGCGATCACATTGGCCACGGTGAAGTTCCGGTGCTGGAAGAGCTCGATCTTGACGATCGGATCGGCTACCCGGCGCTCCCACCAGACAAAGAACCCGAGCAGCGCCGCGCTGGCGATGAACAGGCCGATGATCTTCGGGCTGGTCCAGCCGAGCCGGTTCCCCTCGATACAGGCGAAAACGAGACAGAAAATGCCCACCCCGGAAATGACCACGCCGGTCCAATCGATCTTGCGGCTCGCGAGCGGGTCGGTCGATTCCGGTACGATGCGATGCACGAGGTAGAGCGAGACGAGTCCAACCGGCAGATTGATGAGGAAGATCCACGGCCAGTCGTAGTTGGTAACGATCAGACCGCCGATGATGGGTCCCAGAATCGCGCCGATCGCCACCACGCTTCCCCAGATGCCAAGCGCGGCGCCCCGTTTCTCAGCGGGGAAATTGACGGTAAGGAGCGAGAGCGACTGGGGCATCATGAACGCGCCACCCACGCCCTGGAGCACCCGGAAGAAGATGAGGAGATAGACGCCGGACAGCCCGGTGCGGTCGCCGATCCACTCGGAAGCGCCACAGAGCACCGACGCGGCCGTGAAGATGGCCATGCCGATCATGAAGAACTTCTTGCGGCCGTAGATGT contains the following coding sequences:
- a CDS encoding FAD-dependent thymidylate synthase; the protein is MSLPNRRPNEPVPIRADVDLPPATPLNPVSPFVGAAPKVTLLREESTAHPFSVAIAAAWSCYGGKPAKAENVRKLIGPAPDGMDPEKAADRENRQARALRLYSDLFAAGHHTTMQHASFTFVLDNVSRLAIWSFFHSHPYYNSEQVSQRYREVTGETVLIPDLPSREQQIYADAIERALLGYRRLVEILTPDFARDYARVFPARSKGTTPAAVARFDAAVQKRAQEVARYVLPLATPSHLYHTVNGLTLLRYHVLANQPDAPAEVRYIVDKMVDEVLAVDPYFLGAPDAPLDLRQLAHGDAIETRAFESWKESLSDVPNEAFFLEYDAALGDWQQSRLAGFDPNAEATMANAIRAVLARAASELSDADAIAQVLDPQLNPNLGHPLFLGMNSKLMQTMNHIPFTFQKRISGAEDAQNQRHRGTLSSSPLLLAHQRREPDVMVPWAIQRNPDALREYHETVTALWSAKNALLDAGVDPQWSLYLLPNSHRVRFYETGTLLNYYWKWVKRLCFDAQREIFSTAVEEVAQVRERFPIVGQYVDGPPCVQRSRAGSMPTCPEGERFCGIPVWRGHAFERLVDRRVM
- a CDS encoding TIM barrel protein; translated protein: MSGTEHETGAAPSARIERGVSTWSLHRTLGEFAGAESAAHGGPFLPQVGAAPKQTLIDLLPELAARGYTTLHICHFHLESRDPAYLRAVRNSLERQGISLDTLLIDDGDLTAPDRDVQLAWYDGWLEAAAALGARRARIGAGRSAPTEELLRSSGQSLAALAARHPTVRVVTENWLGMTPDAESIFAVLEAAGDQIGLLIDLGNWHGPRKHAELAKIAAKAETCHAKCAVSAAGPDEADFGAALTVLRDAGFAGPLALIYDGPDPDEWYWLDREWEIVQRVFA
- a CDS encoding DHA2 family efflux MFS transporter permease subunit, encoding MSSPAAAHDGGAIHDDRRAWQILIVLCLAVFMLLLDTTVVNVAQVKIKDSLGASLTQIQWILDSYILAYAVLLLSFGRLGDIYGRKKFFMIGMAIFTAASVLCGASEWIGDRTGLSGVYLLIFFRVLQGVGGAFMMPQSLSLLTVNFPAEKRGAALGIWGSVVAIGAILGPIIGGLIVTNYDWPWIFLINLPVGLVSLYLVHRIVPESTDPLASRKIDWTGVVISGVGIFCLVFACIEGNRLGWTSPKIIGLFIASAALLGFFVWWERRVADPIVKIELFQHRNFTVANVIAMVVSFGMLGIFFPMTLFLQEVLGFSPIKAGLAMTPMSLMILVGAPIAGRLSDRIGARWLLCAGTAIMALGILFIIRQTSTSTTALSLAPALIVTGIGMGMTFSPMTAAAMRDVPPRVAGSASGVLNTTRNIGQVLGIAILGSVLQTRMGAHTEDGLALLGLPADVVPQITELAEQNQFAQIFGLIPTEQIGAVTEVLRESFVLAVHNTFLVGAIACGIASLLALLLRNPRPAEVIQVVSSASRIERAEASLADETAYPA